The following are from one region of the Sphingomonas sp. J315 genome:
- a CDS encoding type II toxin-antitoxin system HipA family toxin, with translation MARRSSNLGVFLNGRHVGKLARAANGAVSFSYAETWLDWDHALPVSLSMPLDTLAYSGSSVTAVFDNLLPDNDSIRRRIAERVGAAGADAYSLLEAVGRDCVGALQFLPEGQEPGPLNNIEAEPVDDDAIEAMIANLGRSPLGLEPDDAFRISIAGAQEKTALLRWNGRWNKPLGTTPTTHIFKPQIGTLPNGIDLSNSVENEHLCLKFLANLGLPTASTAIEHFNDRVALVVERFDRAWARDGRLHRVPQEDVCQALSVPPTRKYEDHGGPGVCDVLKLFEGSGRPHDDRRAFMKATIAFWLIGATDGHAKNFSLFLQSAGGFYATPLYDVISAEPSAASHQVNRRQMRLAMAIGDRRRYRLDEISPRHFIQTAARAGYDQDLTREILHELRDQAEDAFNVAAAAMATDSLAALIDPIGAAIRSRVRQIEHI, from the coding sequence ATGGCGCGCCGCTCCTCGAACCTCGGCGTGTTTCTCAACGGGCGCCACGTTGGAAAGCTGGCGCGGGCTGCAAACGGGGCGGTCAGTTTCTCTTATGCGGAAACCTGGCTGGACTGGGACCATGCACTCCCGGTCTCCCTGTCGATGCCGCTCGACACACTTGCCTATAGTGGATCAAGCGTAACGGCAGTTTTCGACAATCTGCTCCCTGACAATGACAGCATCCGTCGAAGAATTGCAGAACGTGTCGGTGCGGCGGGCGCTGACGCCTATAGCCTCCTTGAGGCGGTTGGTCGTGATTGCGTCGGGGCGCTTCAGTTCCTGCCGGAGGGGCAGGAGCCCGGGCCGCTCAACAACATCGAAGCCGAGCCGGTAGACGACGACGCGATTGAAGCGATGATCGCAAATCTCGGACGGTCTCCCTTGGGCCTGGAGCCTGATGACGCCTTTCGTATCTCAATTGCAGGGGCGCAGGAAAAAACCGCATTGCTCAGGTGGAATGGACGGTGGAACAAGCCATTGGGAACGACGCCAACCACCCATATTTTCAAGCCGCAGATCGGCACGTTGCCCAATGGCATCGATCTCTCGAACAGTGTCGAAAACGAGCACCTTTGTCTCAAGTTTCTGGCTAATCTCGGCCTTCCGACCGCATCCACGGCGATCGAGCATTTCAACGATCGAGTTGCGCTTGTCGTTGAACGTTTCGACCGGGCATGGGCGCGTGACGGGCGCCTCCACCGCGTACCGCAGGAAGACGTCTGCCAGGCGCTATCTGTCCCACCCACGCGCAAATATGAGGACCATGGGGGGCCGGGGGTTTGTGATGTCCTGAAGCTTTTCGAGGGCAGCGGCCGTCCGCATGATGATCGACGCGCCTTCATGAAGGCAACGATCGCGTTCTGGCTGATTGGCGCCACCGACGGCCATGCAAAGAACTTCAGCCTGTTCCTTCAATCAGCGGGTGGGTTTTACGCGACCCCGCTTTACGATGTCATTTCCGCTGAGCCGAGCGCTGCATCGCATCAGGTCAATCGCCGCCAGATGCGACTGGCGATGGCGATCGGGGACCGACGCCGGTATCGGCTCGACGAGATTTCGCCGCGGCACTTCATCCAGACCGCTGCAAGGGCCGGATATGACCAGGATCTGACGCGCGAAATTCTCCACGAGCTGCGGGACCAGGCGGAAGACGCATTCAATGTTGCAGCCGCGGCGATGGCAACTGACAGCCTGGCAGCCCTCATCGATCCGATCGGTGCGGCGATCAGAAGCCGGGTCCGTCAGATCGAGCATATCTGA
- a CDS encoding helix-turn-helix transcriptional regulator — MTDAPAPNRILRLRDVLEHTGLSRSTVYRRMQEGSFPESIQIGTRCTGWRQSAIDAWLKNPMGYGRSVSADDR, encoded by the coding sequence GTGACCGACGCGCCAGCCCCCAATCGCATCCTTCGTTTGCGTGATGTGCTCGAACATACGGGGCTCAGCCGCTCGACCGTCTATCGCCGGATGCAGGAGGGAAGCTTCCCCGAAAGCATTCAGATCGGCACGCGATGTACAGGCTGGCGCCAGTCTGCGATCGACGCCTGGCTGAAGAATCCGATGGGCTATGGTCGCAGCGTAAGCGCCGATGATCGATAG
- a CDS encoding DUF2274 domain-containing protein, with protein MPDLRLPRIPDRTPVKVTISILPDLQAALADYAEAYRSAYGQSETVADLIPYMLKGFLDSDRGFSRERAKLGAQGRVS; from the coding sequence ATGCCTGACCTCCGTCTCCCCCGCATTCCCGACCGAACCCCGGTCAAGGTCACGATCTCGATCCTGCCCGATCTCCAGGCCGCCCTTGCCGACTATGCCGAAGCCTATCGATCCGCGTACGGGCAGTCCGAGACCGTCGCCGACCTTATTCCCTATATGCTGAAGGGCTTTCTCGACAGCGACCGCGGGTTCAGTCGCGAACGCGCTAAGCTCGGCGCGCAGGGGCGCGTGTCGTGA
- a CDS encoding TrbI/VirB10 family protein → MLPPPSASAIDPARDANGQARKIAFAHSAAEGTRINPHRVEAAPSPYLLSAGSVIAASLITGIRSDLPGLVTAQVTQNVFDSATGQILLVPQGARLIGSYDSVVAFGQSRALVIWQRIVFPDGASLALDTVPASDPSGYAGLADKVDFHSWSLLKGIALSTLLGVAPELALSGESDLVAAIRRSTQDNVARAGDQITARNLNIQPSITIRPGAPVRLVVHRDLILQPWH, encoded by the coding sequence GTGTTGCCCCCGCCATCCGCGTCTGCAATTGACCCTGCACGCGATGCCAACGGGCAGGCACGCAAGATCGCCTTCGCGCACAGCGCAGCGGAGGGAACACGCATCAATCCGCATCGCGTCGAGGCGGCACCATCGCCCTATCTGCTCTCGGCAGGGAGCGTCATCGCCGCCAGCCTCATCACCGGGATCCGCTCCGACCTGCCCGGGCTCGTCACCGCACAGGTAACGCAGAATGTCTTCGACAGTGCGACCGGGCAGATCCTGCTCGTGCCGCAGGGCGCGAGGCTGATCGGAAGCTATGACAGCGTCGTGGCGTTCGGCCAGTCGCGTGCCCTGGTGATCTGGCAGCGCATCGTCTTTCCCGATGGTGCCTCACTTGCTCTGGATACGGTCCCGGCGAGCGATCCCTCGGGCTATGCAGGCCTTGCAGACAAGGTCGATTTCCACAGCTGGTCATTGCTCAAGGGAATTGCGCTTTCGACCCTGCTCGGGGTTGCGCCCGAGCTTGCGCTCTCAGGCGAGAGCGATCTCGTCGCTGCGATCCGCCGCTCGACCCAGGACAATGTCGCGCGCGCTGGCGACCAGATCACGGCGCGCAATCTCAACATTCAGCCGAGCATCACCATTCGTCCCGGCGCGCCGGTTCGGCTCGTGGTGCATCGCGACCTGATCCTCCAACCCTGGCACTGA
- the trbG gene encoding P-type conjugative transfer protein TrbG yields the protein MILLSSLALASAASALIATAPLPERPKRTPAGEVAAANRAATRTPADAVQIHAAQVHSWSEGAIYQLLAAPERVTDIALQPGETLIAVAAGDTTRWVIGDTTSGAGAMRRTHILVKPIASGLTTNLVITTDRRSYHLALVSTRANAMTRLSWTYPQDALIALDRAEAQARASAPVAQEMALDRLRFDYRISGDKPDWRPIRAFDDGRQTFIELPASVAQGEAPPVFVIGETGNAELVNYRLRGRFYVIDRLFERAELRLGTRKQQVVAITRETSGRGRR from the coding sequence ATGATCCTCCTCTCATCTCTTGCGCTTGCGAGCGCAGCGTCTGCCCTGATCGCCACGGCGCCGCTGCCCGAGCGACCAAAGCGGACACCGGCCGGCGAAGTCGCGGCGGCGAACCGCGCCGCGACCCGCACCCCTGCAGACGCAGTGCAGATCCATGCCGCGCAGGTTCACAGCTGGAGCGAGGGCGCGATCTATCAGCTGCTTGCCGCGCCCGAGCGGGTGACCGACATTGCATTGCAGCCCGGCGAGACGCTGATCGCGGTCGCGGCGGGCGATACCACACGCTGGGTCATTGGCGACACGACCAGCGGCGCAGGTGCGATGCGCCGCACCCATATTCTCGTCAAGCCGATCGCCTCCGGGCTGACCACCAACCTTGTCATCACCACCGATCGTCGCAGCTATCACCTTGCGCTGGTCAGTACGCGAGCAAACGCTATGACGCGCCTTTCCTGGACCTATCCGCAGGACGCGCTGATCGCGCTCGACCGCGCGGAGGCGCAGGCGCGGGCAAGCGCGCCGGTCGCACAGGAGATGGCGCTCGATCGCCTGCGCTTCGACTATCGGATCAGCGGCGACAAGCCCGACTGGCGACCGATCCGCGCATTCGACGATGGTCGCCAGACCTTTATCGAGCTGCCTGCCAGCGTCGCGCAGGGCGAAGCACCGCCGGTCTTCGTCATCGGCGAGACCGGGAATGCCGAGCTGGTCAACTACCGGCTGCGCGGACGCTTCTATGTGATCGATCGCCTGTTCGAGCGCGCCGAGCTGCGGCTTGGAACGCGCAAGCAGCAGGTCGTAGCGATCACCCGCGAGACATCCGGGCGGGGCCGCCGGTGA
- the trbF gene encoding conjugal transfer protein TrbF, which translates to MIFKRSIQRYGQTGEPDTPFARAGQLWDERIGSARAQARNWRLMAFGGLALASGLAAALVWQSMQSRITPYVVEVDKLGEARSVAPAGRDYNPSDPQIAWHLARFVTAIRTVSLDPVLMRRDWLSAYDQVTQRGARMLDQYARAARPFERIGERTVSVEVTSVVRASDRSFQVKWTETRFERGDETGSSRWTAILTVEVKPPKSAEILRKNPLGLYVDAIDWSRELDVPASAPTPRSAPSANLPLGSPLDPNLADTPLPSPLETRP; encoded by the coding sequence ATGATCTTCAAGCGAAGCATCCAGCGCTATGGGCAAACCGGCGAGCCCGACACACCCTTCGCCCGTGCGGGCCAGCTCTGGGACGAGCGGATCGGGTCGGCGCGTGCGCAGGCACGCAACTGGCGGCTCATGGCGTTTGGTGGGCTTGCGCTCGCCTCGGGCCTAGCGGCGGCCCTGGTCTGGCAATCGATGCAGAGCCGGATCACGCCCTATGTGGTCGAGGTCGACAAGCTCGGCGAAGCGCGCAGCGTTGCACCCGCCGGCCGCGACTATAATCCCAGCGATCCCCAGATTGCATGGCATCTCGCGCGCTTTGTCACCGCGATCCGGACGGTGTCGCTCGATCCGGTCCTGATGCGCCGCGACTGGCTCTCGGCCTATGATCAGGTGACCCAGCGCGGCGCGCGCATGCTCGACCAATATGCCCGCGCCGCCCGGCCGTTCGAGCGGATCGGCGAGCGCACCGTCTCGGTCGAGGTGACGAGCGTCGTGCGCGCCTCCGACCGCTCGTTCCAGGTCAAATGGACCGAGACCCGGTTCGAGCGCGGCGACGAGACGGGCAGCAGTCGCTGGACCGCGATCCTGACGGTTGAGGTCAAGCCGCCGAAATCGGCCGAGATCCTCCGCAAGAACCCGCTCGGCCTCTATGTCGATGCGATCGACTGGAGCCGGGAGCTCGATGTTCCGGCGTCCGCCCCGACGCCCCGCTCGGCCCCATCCGCCAACCTTCCGCTCGGTTCGCCGCTCGACCCCAATCTGGCGGACACGCCCCTTCCCTCGCCACTGGAGACACGGCCATGA
- the trbL gene encoding P-type conjugative transfer protein TrbL, with amino-acid sequence MNDLNVIDRFMADFIRYIDSGFGLLGPDIAFLTATLIGIDITLAGLFWAFTPDQDVLGRLLKKILYVGAFAFILSEFATLADIIFNSFARAGLTAGGGTISAEDLLRPGRLAGTGFSAAWPLLDQVAEMMGFVSFFENFLTIAVLLFAWAIVIIAFFILAVQMFVTILEFKLTALAGFVLVPFALWNRTSFLAERVLGHVVTSGIKVMVLAVIIGIGSGFFVEFSEALQGREPDIGQAMSLVLAALTLFGLGIFGPGIATGLVAGAPQLGAGAALGTMAGAAGVTMIAGGAGIGAARALGGTALGAVRAGTSMGSAASSAYRLGRDTAEMPSAAAGLGGVARAATNTVRAKLSSGLGLADAAERGRAGAWHALSGTSPSPASGEASATPGWARAMQAQQSGRHHRQVALHALRSGDSGGASATPDIKEKDD; translated from the coding sequence ATGAACGACCTCAACGTCATCGACCGGTTCATGGCCGACTTCATCCGCTACATCGACAGCGGGTTCGGTCTGCTCGGCCCCGATATCGCGTTTCTGACCGCGACGCTGATCGGGATCGACATCACGCTCGCCGGGCTGTTTTGGGCATTCACCCCCGACCAGGATGTGCTCGGCCGCCTGCTCAAGAAAATCCTCTATGTCGGCGCCTTCGCCTTCATCCTGAGCGAATTCGCGACGCTGGCCGACATCATCTTCAATTCCTTCGCGCGGGCCGGTCTGACCGCTGGCGGCGGCACGATCTCGGCGGAGGATCTGCTGCGCCCCGGACGGCTTGCCGGGACGGGCTTCAGCGCTGCCTGGCCGCTCCTCGATCAGGTCGCCGAAATGATGGGGTTTGTCAGCTTCTTCGAGAATTTCCTGACAATCGCGGTGCTGCTCTTCGCCTGGGCGATCGTCATCATCGCCTTCTTCATCCTCGCGGTGCAGATGTTCGTCACCATCCTCGAGTTCAAGCTGACCGCGCTCGCCGGTTTCGTGCTCGTGCCCTTTGCGCTGTGGAACCGCACCAGCTTTCTCGCCGAACGGGTGCTGGGCCATGTCGTCACCTCGGGCATCAAGGTGATGGTGCTCGCCGTCATCATCGGTATCGGTTCGGGCTTCTTCGTCGAGTTCAGCGAAGCGCTGCAGGGGCGCGAGCCCGATATCGGCCAGGCGATGAGCCTTGTGCTCGCAGCTCTTACCCTGTTCGGCCTCGGCATCTTCGGGCCGGGTATCGCGACCGGTCTGGTCGCGGGCGCACCACAACTGGGCGCGGGTGCTGCGCTCGGAACGATGGCAGGTGCTGCCGGCGTCACCATGATTGCGGGCGGTGCCGGGATCGGCGCTGCACGCGCGCTTGGCGGCACGGCTCTCGGGGCGGTGCGCGCTGGCACCAGCATGGGAAGCGCAGCGTCCAGCGCCTATCGGCTCGGGCGCGATACGGCAGAAATGCCCTCGGCCGCAGCGGGCCTTGGCGGTGTCGCCCGTGCCGCAACCAACACGGTGCGCGCGAAGCTCTCGAGCGGGCTTGGCCTTGCGGACGCCGCCGAACGCGGGCGCGCAGGTGCCTGGCACGCGCTCAGCGGCACGTCTCCCTCACCGGCGTCTGGCGAGGCTTCGGCGACGCCGGGATGGGCGCGCGCGATGCAGGCGCAGCAGAGCGGCCGTCACCATCGTCAGGTCGCGCTCCACGCGCTGCGCTCGGGTGACAGCGGCGGTGCCTCCGCCACCCCCGACATCAAGGAAAAGGACGACTGA
- the trbJ gene encoding P-type conjugative transfer protein TrbJ, with amino-acid sequence MMPRPLFRAAITIALATPMLAAPASAQISVFDPTNYAQNLLTAARALSQINNQIQSLQNEATMLANMAKNMKPGEFPQFEALKARLAQIDTLMDRAQGISFRVDQLDAQFERLFPRVGVDALDTDARVAGARARLDTAMQAYQQTMRVQAQVVENVRADMGSLAAISQRSQDARGALEVSQAGNQLLALLAKQQLQLQSLTAAQYRAEAIEAARRARAQAEARAATRQFLGSGTAYTAPPPGGD; translated from the coding sequence ATGATGCCCCGTCCCCTGTTCAGAGCCGCCATCACAATCGCGCTTGCGACGCCGATGCTGGCCGCGCCGGCCTCCGCGCAGATCAGCGTGTTCGACCCGACCAACTATGCGCAGAACCTGCTCACTGCGGCACGCGCGCTCAGCCAGATCAACAACCAGATCCAGTCGCTCCAGAATGAAGCGACGATGCTCGCCAATATGGCCAAGAACATGAAGCCGGGTGAGTTCCCGCAGTTCGAGGCGCTCAAGGCGCGGCTTGCGCAGATCGACACGCTGATGGACCGCGCGCAGGGCATCAGCTTTCGCGTCGATCAGCTCGACGCACAGTTCGAGCGGCTGTTTCCCCGCGTCGGGGTCGATGCGCTCGACACCGATGCGCGGGTGGCGGGCGCGCGCGCCCGGCTCGATACCGCGATGCAGGCCTATCAACAGACGATGCGCGTCCAGGCACAGGTCGTCGAGAATGTCCGCGCCGACATGGGCTCCCTCGCCGCGATCAGCCAGCGCAGCCAGGACGCGCGCGGCGCGCTCGAGGTCAGCCAGGCGGGCAACCAGCTGCTTGCCCTGCTCGCCAAGCAGCAGCTGCAGCTTCAGAGCCTGACCGCGGCCCAATATCGCGCCGAGGCGATCGAGGCCGCACGCCGCGCCCGCGCCCAGGCCGAAGCGCGCGCGGCCACCAGGCAGTTTCTCGGCTCCGGCACCGCCTACACCGCCCCGCCCCCGGGCGGCGACTAG
- the trbE gene encoding conjugal transfer protein TrbE yields the protein MPQMDALGTGELLTYLHGCVSTRRHPIAVPETPIYLDALIVDEPLVGGLEPMLGAEHLRTLTIAGFPNMSRPGLLDALNHLDFGYRWTSRFIALDKSDANRALTRLRRMWFNKRKSVAQLLREVMTNQASPLLDSDADNKVVDADLALQELGGDHVGFGYLTMTVTLADPDRARVEEKVRAVERVINGLGFATMRESINAVEAWLSSLPGHVYANVRQPLVHTLNLAHLMPLSSVWAGPAGNRHLGGPPLLYAQTSGSTPFRLSTHVGDVGHMLMVGPTGAGKSVLLALLALQFRRYPGAQIYIFDKGFSARAAVLACGGAHHALGLGGEDAGAPLAFQPLARIDRPHEQAWAGEWIGALLSYEGVALTPEIREAVWSALSSLATAPVEERTLTGLSLLLQSAALRSALAPYTLEGPFGRMLDAAQDDLALCDLQCFETEALMGQQGVVAPLLTYLFHRLEERFDGRPTLLVLDEAWIFVDHPLFAARIREWLKTLRKKNVAVVFATQSLADIADSPIAPAIIESCPQRILLPNARAQEPQGRDAYARFGLNDRQIELIARAAPKRDYYLQSARGNRLFELGLGPIALALCGASDAQTQKRIDAILAEHGPDQFAARFLSLAGLDWAAALLAGAPAPLSKES from the coding sequence ATGCCGCAGATGGATGCGCTCGGCACCGGCGAACTGCTCACCTATCTCCATGGCTGCGTCTCGACCCGGCGACATCCGATCGCGGTGCCCGAGACGCCGATCTATCTCGACGCGCTGATCGTCGATGAACCGCTGGTCGGCGGGCTCGAGCCGATGCTCGGGGCCGAACATCTGCGCACGCTCACCATCGCCGGCTTTCCCAATATGAGCCGTCCGGGTCTGCTCGACGCGCTCAACCATCTCGATTTCGGCTATCGCTGGACGAGCCGCTTTATTGCGCTCGACAAGTCCGATGCGAACCGGGCGCTGACGCGGCTGCGTCGGATGTGGTTCAACAAGCGCAAGTCGGTCGCCCAGCTGCTGCGCGAAGTGATGACCAATCAGGCATCACCCCTGCTCGACAGCGATGCCGACAACAAGGTCGTCGATGCCGATCTCGCGCTCCAGGAACTGGGCGGCGACCATGTCGGCTTTGGCTACCTCACCATGACGGTGACGCTGGCCGATCCGGACCGCGCACGCGTCGAGGAAAAGGTCCGCGCGGTCGAACGGGTGATCAACGGGCTCGGCTTTGCAACAATGCGCGAGAGCATCAACGCGGTCGAGGCCTGGCTCTCGTCACTGCCCGGGCACGTCTACGCCAATGTCCGCCAGCCGCTCGTCCACACGCTCAACCTTGCCCATCTGATGCCGCTCTCAAGTGTCTGGGCGGGACCTGCCGGCAACCGGCATCTGGGCGGCCCGCCCTTGCTCTACGCCCAGACGAGCGGATCGACCCCGTTCCGCCTCTCGACCCATGTCGGCGATGTCGGCCATATGCTGATGGTGGGACCGACCGGTGCGGGCAAGTCGGTGTTGCTCGCGCTGCTCGCCCTCCAGTTCCGCCGCTATCCGGGCGCGCAGATCTATATCTTCGACAAGGGCTTTTCGGCGCGCGCGGCAGTGCTCGCCTGTGGCGGCGCACATCATGCGCTGGGCCTTGGCGGCGAGGACGCTGGCGCGCCGCTCGCTTTCCAGCCGCTCGCGCGCATCGACCGGCCGCATGAACAGGCCTGGGCTGGCGAATGGATCGGCGCCCTGCTCAGCTATGAAGGCGTGGCGCTCACCCCCGAGATCAGGGAAGCGGTCTGGTCGGCGCTCTCGAGTCTTGCCACCGCGCCGGTCGAGGAACGCACGCTGACCGGCCTGTCACTGCTGCTCCAGTCGGCGGCGCTGCGCTCGGCGCTGGCGCCCTACACGCTCGAGGGCCCGTTCGGACGCATGCTCGATGCAGCGCAGGACGATCTTGCCCTTTGCGACCTGCAGTGTTTCGAGACCGAGGCCCTGATGGGACAGCAGGGCGTCGTCGCTCCGTTGCTCACCTATCTGTTCCACCGCCTCGAGGAGCGGTTTGACGGCCGCCCCACCCTGCTCGTCCTCGACGAGGCGTGGATCTTCGTCGACCATCCGCTCTTCGCCGCGCGCATCCGCGAATGGCTCAAGACCCTGCGCAAGAAGAATGTCGCGGTGGTGTTCGCTACCCAGAGCCTCGCCGACATCGCCGACAGCCCGATCGCGCCCGCGATCATCGAAAGCTGCCCCCAGCGGATCCTGCTCCCCAATGCGCGTGCCCAGGAACCACAGGGACGCGACGCCTATGCGCGGTTCGGACTCAACGACCGACAGATCGAGCTGATCGCCCGCGCGGCCCCCAAGCGCGACTATTATCTCCAGTCGGCACGCGGAAACCGCCTGTTCGAACTGGGCCTCGGACCGATCGCGCTCGCGCTGTGCGGCGCGTCGGACGCGCAGACGCAGAAGCGGATCGACGCGATCCTCGCCGAACACGGCCCCGACCAATTTGCTGCCCGCTTCCTTTCCCTTGCCGGCCTCGACTGGGCAGCCGCGCTCCTGGCCGGTGCCCCTGCCCCGCTCTCCAAGGAGTCCTGA
- a CDS encoding VirB3 family type IV secretion system protein — protein sequence MAGAFTDTSEVPGFEVPIHASLAAPLLLGGAPRGIAIVNGTLAAAIGLGLQQWPAGLALWLLGHSLAVFAARRDPDFAPVLLRHLRQRAFFPC from the coding sequence ATGGCGGGGGCATTCACCGACACCAGCGAAGTGCCGGGGTTCGAGGTACCGATCCATGCGAGCCTCGCAGCCCCGCTGCTGCTCGGCGGCGCCCCGCGCGGCATCGCGATCGTCAATGGCACTCTTGCCGCCGCGATCGGGCTCGGGCTCCAGCAATGGCCAGCGGGCCTCGCGCTCTGGCTGCTTGGGCACAGCCTCGCGGTCTTCGCCGCGCGACGCGATCCCGATTTCGCGCCGGTGCTGCTGCGCCATCTGCGCCAGCGGGCGTTTTTCCCATGCTGA
- a CDS encoding TrbC/VirB2 family protein produces the protein MTQTIRARALALRAGAAAFAAAMLVTAARASGSGMPWEEPLQKVLESVQGPVAKIIAVIIIITTGLTLAFGETGGGFRKLIQIIFGLSIAFAASSFFLSFFSFGGGALV, from the coding sequence ATGACCCAGACCATTCGTGCCCGCGCGCTGGCACTGCGCGCCGGTGCCGCCGCCTTCGCAGCCGCCATGCTTGTCACCGCCGCCCGGGCGAGCGGATCGGGGATGCCCTGGGAGGAGCCGCTTCAGAAGGTGCTGGAGTCCGTCCAGGGTCCGGTCGCCAAGATCATCGCGGTGATCATCATCATTACCACCGGCCTGACGCTTGCCTTTGGCGAGACGGGCGGCGGGTTCCGCAAGCTCATCCAGATCATCTTCGGCCTTTCGATCGCCTTTGCAGCATCGAGCTTCTTCCTGTCCTTTTTCAGCTTTGGCGGCGGGGCGCTGGTCTGA
- the trbB gene encoding P-type conjugative transfer ATPase TrbB, giving the protein MTGTQVTERPRAMLRTAFGPAIAAALADPLVVEVMVNPDGALRLDRLGEGRSDTGLRLDPARVERIIRLVASHARTEVHAGAPILSAELPPYGEGAGERFEGVLPPVSSAPCFSIRKPASCIYRLDDYVADGLMDADTARTLAQAVGQRANILVAGGTSSGKTTLANALLAEMAGRDERVILIEDTRELQCPAPDSVALRTRAGIVSMTDLVRSTLRLRPDRIVIGEVRGPEALDMLKAWNTGHPGGIATVHANNAAAALHRIEQLVQERVVTVPRQLIAEAIDAIVFIAGRGLDRRVEPPLRVTGLDVQGGFVLTPFPPALDQQETER; this is encoded by the coding sequence ATGACCGGCACCCAGGTCACCGAGCGTCCGCGCGCGATGCTGCGGACCGCCTTCGGTCCCGCGATCGCCGCCGCCCTCGCCGATCCGCTGGTCGTCGAGGTGATGGTCAATCCCGATGGCGCGCTGCGGCTCGACCGGCTCGGCGAAGGTCGCAGCGACACCGGGCTCAGGCTCGATCCGGCGCGGGTCGAGCGGATCATCCGCCTTGTCGCCAGTCATGCCCGGACCGAGGTCCATGCGGGCGCACCGATCCTCTCGGCCGAACTTCCACCCTATGGCGAGGGCGCAGGCGAGCGGTTCGAGGGTGTGCTGCCTCCAGTGAGCTCTGCGCCCTGTTTCTCGATCCGCAAGCCGGCAAGCTGCATCTACCGGCTCGACGACTATGTCGCCGACGGGCTGATGGACGCGGACACCGCGCGCACGCTCGCGCAGGCGGTTGGGCAACGCGCCAATATCCTGGTCGCGGGTGGCACCAGCTCGGGCAAGACGACCCTCGCCAATGCACTGCTCGCCGAGATGGCGGGCCGCGACGAGCGGGTGATCCTGATCGAGGATACCCGCGAGCTGCAATGCCCCGCCCCCGACAGCGTCGCGCTGCGCACCCGAGCAGGGATCGTCAGCATGACCGACCTTGTGCGCTCGACGCTGCGCCTGCGTCCGGACCGGATCGTCATCGGCGAGGTGCGAGGTCCTGAGGCGCTCGACATGCTCAAGGCGTGGAACACCGGCCACCCCGGCGGCATCGCGACCGTCCACGCCAACAATGCCGCAGCCGCGCTCCACCGCATCGAGCAGCTCGTCCAGGAGCGCGTCGTCACCGTGCCGCGCCAGCTCATCGCCGAAGCGATCGACGCGATCGTCTTCATCGCCGGGCGTGGCCTCGATCGCCGCGTCGAACCGCCACTGCGGGTGACCGGGCTCGATGTGCAGGGCGGCTTCGTCCTCACCCCCTTCCCTCCCGCCCTCGATCAACAGGAGACCGAACGATGA
- a CDS encoding CopG family transcriptional regulator: MARKVRYQLFLSLPLSERLEALAAKPGVTRSALLAQALETWLTRLGTNELDDRFGPRLDRLSAALGRLERGQEVLLESLALFIRYELAIHAPLAENDHAGRAIARERFEAFVAQVGRQIAAGRHTLDNRARDGR; encoded by the coding sequence ATGGCACGCAAGGTCCGCTACCAGCTGTTTCTCTCCCTCCCTTTGAGCGAGCGGCTCGAGGCGCTCGCCGCCAAGCCCGGCGTCACCCGCTCCGCACTGCTCGCCCAGGCGCTCGAAACCTGGCTGACCCGGCTCGGCACCAATGAACTCGATGACCGGTTCGGCCCGCGCCTCGACCGGCTGAGCGCCGCGCTTGGTCGGCTCGAGCGCGGGCAGGAAGTTCTGCTTGAATCGCTCGCTTTGTTCATCCGCTACGAGCTCGCGATCCACGCGCCGCTCGCGGAGAATGATCATGCCGGGCGCGCGATCGCCCGCGAGCGGTTCGAGGCGTTCGTGGCTCAGGTCGGGCGCCAGATCGCCGCCGGGCGCCACACGCTCGACAATCGCGCGCGAGACGGACGATGA